One Rhodobacteraceae bacterium M385 genomic region harbors:
- the ftsW gene encoding putative lipid II flippase FtsW: MTEMAHGTVVVHTGDAVIPRWWSTIDRVTLGCIFALFAIGILLGFAASPPLAERNGHEPFHYVIRQAFFGGIALNVIILVSMMSPLAVRRWGVIGFVAAVLAVAMLPVFGTDYGMGATRWYSLGFASLQPSEFLKPVFVVFTAWMMAASQEVAGPPGKTFSLIVTVLLVGCLALQPDFGQAALVIFAWMVIYFVAGAPMLVLAIVIGAVGLFGVFAYSASEHFRRRIDGFLSDEVGENTQLGYATDAIREGGLFGTGLGEGSVKWTLPDAHTDFIIAVAAEEYGLVLVLVIIALYLTIALRSFSRLMKERDPFARLAGTGLVSLLALQAFINMGVAVRLLPAKGMTLPFVSYGGSSLIATGIAVGMLLVFTRTRPQGDIADHLLSRQR, translated from the coding sequence ATGACGGAAATGGCGCATGGCACAGTCGTTGTGCACACGGGCGACGCAGTTATTCCACGGTGGTGGAGCACGATTGATCGCGTGACATTGGGCTGCATTTTCGCGCTCTTTGCGATCGGCATTCTCTTGGGCTTCGCGGCCTCTCCGCCCCTGGCGGAACGCAATGGGCATGAACCATTTCACTACGTGATCCGGCAAGCCTTCTTCGGCGGCATTGCCCTGAACGTTATAATCTTGGTGTCGATGATGTCGCCTTTGGCGGTGCGCCGATGGGGCGTGATTGGCTTTGTGGCGGCGGTTCTTGCGGTCGCGATGTTGCCAGTTTTTGGCACCGATTACGGCATGGGGGCCACGCGCTGGTACTCGTTAGGGTTCGCCTCGTTGCAGCCTTCCGAGTTCCTTAAGCCGGTGTTTGTGGTCTTCACCGCCTGGATGATGGCCGCCAGTCAAGAGGTCGCGGGTCCGCCCGGAAAGACCTTCTCTCTCATCGTGACGGTGCTTTTGGTCGGCTGCCTCGCGTTGCAGCCGGACTTTGGCCAAGCGGCCTTGGTAATCTTCGCGTGGATGGTGATTTACTTCGTGGCAGGGGCGCCAATGCTGGTGCTGGCCATTGTGATCGGGGCCGTGGGCCTGTTCGGGGTGTTTGCCTATTCTGCCTCGGAACACTTCCGCCGCCGGATTGATGGCTTTCTCAGCGACGAAGTGGGCGAGAACACGCAGCTTGGCTACGCCACCGACGCGATCCGTGAAGGGGGCCTGTTTGGCACCGGGTTGGGCGAAGGCTCGGTCAAATGGACGTTGCCCGATGCCCATACCGACTTCATCATTGCTGTCGCCGCCGAGGAATATGGCCTTGTGCTCGTCCTCGTCATTATCGCGCTTTATCTCACCATCGCTCTGCGCAGTTTCTCTCGTCTGATGAAAGAACGCGACCCGTTTGCGCGTCTGGCTGGCACTGGTCTTGTGTCCCTTCTGGCGCTGCAAGCCTTCATCAACATGGGCGTTGCGGTGCGGCTTTTGCCTGCCAAGGGCATGACATTGCCCTTCGTCAGCTACGGCGGGTCATCTTTGATCGCGACAGGGATTGCGGTCGGGATGCTTTTGGTATTCACCCGCACGCGCCCACAGGGCGATATCGCCGACCACCTTCTTTCCCGCCAACGGTAG
- a CDS encoding D-alanine--D-alanine ligase codes for MRTETVAGLSSLPSRVVVLMGGPSAEREVSLSTGQGCAEALRGEGFDVIEVDPGEVHAGAALCARLSEINPDVVFNALHGRWGEDGCVQGLLEWLRLPYTHSGVLASSLAMDKTRAKVALKAHGLPVVESVIARKEDVCAAHVMPAPYVVKPNNEGSSVGVYLVNEAANGPPQLSDDMPAEVMVETFAPGRELTVSVLGDKPGDPGALTVTDILTDGWYDYDAKYKPGGSRHVVPAQVPQEIWDACMDMALRAHTALGCKGVSRTDFRWDEARGLDGLIILEVNTQPGMTPTSLTPEQAQATGMSFGKLCAWLVEDASCDR; via the coding sequence ATGAGGACAGAAACGGTGGCAGGGTTGAGCAGCCTTCCATCTCGTGTCGTCGTCTTGATGGGTGGCCCCTCTGCGGAACGCGAGGTGTCGCTTAGCACCGGTCAAGGGTGCGCCGAGGCGCTACGCGGAGAGGGATTTGACGTAATCGAAGTTGATCCGGGCGAGGTCCACGCCGGGGCCGCGCTATGCGCACGTCTGTCCGAAATTAACCCTGATGTTGTCTTCAATGCGCTCCACGGTCGGTGGGGCGAAGATGGGTGTGTGCAAGGCCTGCTGGAATGGTTGCGCCTTCCCTACACCCATTCGGGCGTTCTGGCCTCTAGCCTCGCCATGGACAAAACTCGCGCCAAGGTGGCCCTCAAGGCCCATGGTTTACCGGTGGTCGAAAGCGTGATTGCCCGCAAAGAAGATGTCTGCGCCGCCCATGTGATGCCCGCGCCCTATGTGGTGAAGCCCAATAACGAAGGCTCCTCTGTCGGAGTTTATCTGGTGAACGAGGCCGCCAACGGCCCGCCGCAGCTGTCCGACGATATGCCCGCCGAGGTGATGGTTGAAACCTTCGCGCCGGGCCGAGAGCTGACGGTCTCCGTCCTTGGCGACAAGCCCGGCGATCCCGGCGCGTTGACCGTGACCGATATCCTTACCGATGGCTGGTACGACTACGACGCGAAATACAAACCCGGCGGCTCGCGCCATGTGGTGCCGGCGCAGGTGCCGCAAGAGATCTGGGATGCCTGCATGGACATGGCCCTGCGCGCCCACACGGCGCTAGGCTGCAAAGGTGTCAGCCGCACCGATTTCCGTTGGGATGAGGCGCGCGGCCTTGATGGCCTGATTATCCTAGAGGTGAACACGCAGCCTGGCATGACGCCCACATCCCTGACGCCCGAACAGGCGCAGGCGACGGGCATGAGCTTTGGTAAACTCTGCGCTTGGTTGGTGGAGGATGCGTCATGCGACCGGTAA
- a CDS encoding cell division protein FtsQ/DivIB has protein sequence MRPVIAGEAPRHIQRTSVRSIIPRRNAPGASAPHDPAPSKLSYRVTRLWLTPIFRKALNIGIPLFALFAAVAWYLSDEARINGLFEAAYEIRREVENRPEFRVNVLGIDGASDDVTEEVRAALALDLPISSFDLDLDELRGRLEALPPVRSADLRIQSGGYLAVRIDERIPAALWLTHEGLSIIDEEGQFVAGFGTRELEEPLPLLGGEGADLAVTEALALIEAAAILGDRVHGLVRMGQRRWDVVLTNDTRIMLPEFGATAALDRVLALHDVGEILSRDVTAVDLRNPGRPTVRLTDDAMDELQRMRTLAAERSDGDTRG, from the coding sequence ATGCGACCGGTAATAGCGGGCGAGGCACCTCGCCACATTCAACGCACCTCCGTTCGGTCCATCATCCCGCGCCGCAACGCGCCCGGCGCTTCTGCACCCCATGATCCGGCCCCCTCGAAACTCAGCTACCGCGTCACGCGCCTGTGGCTCACGCCGATTTTCCGCAAAGCGCTCAACATCGGCATTCCGCTGTTCGCGCTGTTTGCTGCCGTTGCCTGGTATCTCAGCGATGAGGCCCGCATTAATGGCTTGTTTGAAGCCGCCTATGAAATCCGCCGCGAGGTTGAGAACCGGCCAGAGTTTCGCGTGAATGTGCTGGGGATCGACGGTGCCTCGGATGATGTCACGGAAGAGGTCCGCGCCGCCCTTGCGCTGGACCTGCCGATTTCGTCCTTCGATCTGGACCTTGATGAATTGCGCGGCCGTCTAGAGGCGTTGCCGCCTGTGCGCAGCGCTGACCTGCGCATTCAGTCCGGCGGCTATCTGGCCGTGCGCATCGACGAACGCATTCCCGCCGCCCTGTGGCTGACCCATGAGGGGCTGAGCATTATCGACGAAGAAGGGCAGTTTGTTGCGGGCTTCGGCACCCGAGAGCTTGAAGAACCTCTGCCGCTTTTGGGCGGGGAGGGGGCTGACCTGGCCGTGACCGAGGCGCTGGCGCTGATCGAGGCGGCAGCCATTCTGGGCGACCGCGTCCATGGGCTTGTGCGCATGGGGCAGCGGCGATGGGATGTGGTCCTGACCAATGACACAAGGATCATGCTGCCCGAGTTCGGCGCGACTGCCGCGCTGGACCGTGTGCTGGCGCTCCATGATGTGGGCGAAATCCTGTCGCGTGACGTGACAGCGGTAGATTTACGCAACCCCGGTCGTCCGACCGTGCGGTTGACAGATGATGCAATGGACGAGCTACAGCGTATGCGCACGCTGGCGGCTGAAAGATCCGATGGGGACACGCGCGGATGA
- the murD gene encoding UDP-N-acetylmuramoyl-L-alanine--D-glutamate ligase, with amino-acid sequence MIPVMGFEGRKVIVLGLGRSGIAAARALREGGAEALCWDDGEAGRSRAAEEGFTLHDPIRDGLEDIACLVTSPGIPHLYPAPHRAIAAAYAAGVPVDNDIGLFFRSLGQGDWAFHDTPPRVVAVTGSNGKSTTSALIAHILEEQNIPVQLAGNIGRGVLDIEPPIDGEVVVLELSSYQTELARALTPDIAVFTNLSPDHLDRHGGMGGYFAAKRRLFAEGGPERAVIGVDEAEGQYLAGQLVEGPEDGRLIRVAAGKLSGPGWDISTRKGWLSEFRKGRQVASIDLRGVPGLPGAHNHQNAACAYAVCRALGLAPRVIEAAFASFEGLPHRSQRVAEIGGVFFVNDSKATNVDAAVKALGAFKKIRWICGGLEKDGGLEALWEAAGQVSKAYVIGREAEAFALHLGDIPLEVCGDMATAVARASADAQPGDTVLLAPAAASFDQYDSFEVRGADFIAQVEKLQP; translated from the coding sequence ATGATTCCGGTGATGGGTTTTGAAGGCCGCAAGGTGATCGTGCTGGGGCTTGGCCGCTCGGGCATCGCGGCGGCGCGGGCTTTGCGCGAAGGCGGGGCCGAGGCGTTGTGTTGGGACGATGGAGAAGCGGGCCGCTCGCGGGCAGCAGAGGAAGGGTTCACCCTTCACGATCCGATCCGCGATGGGCTGGAAGACATCGCCTGCCTCGTGACCTCCCCCGGTATCCCGCACCTTTATCCCGCGCCTCACCGCGCCATTGCTGCGGCCTACGCGGCGGGCGTGCCGGTAGACAACGACATCGGCCTGTTTTTCCGATCCTTGGGGCAGGGGGATTGGGCGTTTCACGACACGCCGCCCCGCGTCGTTGCGGTCACCGGATCGAACGGGAAATCCACCACATCGGCCTTGATCGCTCATATTCTGGAAGAGCAGAACATCCCGGTGCAACTCGCCGGGAACATTGGCCGTGGCGTGCTGGACATCGAGCCTCCGATCGATGGAGAGGTCGTGGTGCTGGAGCTGTCGTCCTACCAGACGGAACTCGCCCGTGCGCTGACACCCGATATTGCCGTTTTCACCAACCTGTCGCCCGATCATCTGGATCGTCATGGCGGTATGGGCGGCTATTTCGCTGCAAAACGTCGCCTGTTTGCCGAAGGCGGGCCGGAACGTGCCGTGATTGGCGTGGACGAGGCAGAGGGCCAATATCTGGCGGGGCAATTGGTCGAAGGGCCAGAGGACGGACGCCTGATCCGGGTTGCCGCAGGCAAGCTAAGCGGGCCGGGGTGGGATATCAGCACCCGCAAGGGCTGGCTGAGTGAATTCCGCAAGGGCCGCCAAGTGGCCTCTATCGACCTGCGCGGCGTGCCGGGGTTGCCCGGTGCCCATAACCACCAAAACGCGGCCTGCGCCTATGCCGTGTGCCGCGCCCTTGGCCTTGCGCCCCGGGTGATCGAGGCCGCCTTCGCCAGCTTTGAGGGCCTTCCCCATCGCTCGCAACGGGTCGCCGAGATCGGCGGCGTGTTCTTCGTCAACGACAGCAAGGCCACCAACGTCGATGCCGCCGTAAAGGCCCTTGGTGCGTTCAAGAAAATCCGTTGGATCTGCGGCGGGCTGGAAAAAGACGGCGGGCTAGAGGCCCTTTGGGAAGCGGCGGGGCAGGTCTCGAAAGCCTATGTCATTGGTCGCGAGGCCGAGGCTTTCGCCCTGCATCTGGGTGATATCCCCCTAGAGGTTTGCGGCGACATGGCCACCGCCGTGGCCCGCGCCAGCGCCGATGCGCAGCCCGGTGATACGGTGCTTCTGGCCCCCGCCGCCGCCAGCTTTGACCAATACGACAGCTTTGAGGTGCGCGGCGCGGATTTCATCGCGCAAGTTGAGAAGCTGCAACCCTAG
- the murB gene encoding UDP-N-acetylmuramate dehydrogenase — protein sequence MTDHLPTPRGRLTAGKDLSSLTWLRVGGPAEWLFQPADVDDLSDFLKALDPDVPVFPMGVGSNLIVRDGGMPGVVVKLGRPFMDISVDGDTVTAGAAALDARLARTAADAGIDLTFLRTIPGSLGGALKMNAGCYGSYVADHFVSADVILRDGTPATLTADDITFAYRQTDIPDGATIVSVTLRGSGEDSLVLHTRMEEQLAKRDATQPTKSLTAGSTFRNPAGFSSTGRADDTHDLKAWKVIDDAGMRGATLGGAQMSEMHSNFLVNKGGATAADLEGLGEEVRKRVFQSQGIELVWEIMRVGTPGGTTK from the coding sequence ATGACAGATCACCTTCCCACCCCGCGCGGGCGCTTGACCGCGGGCAAAGACCTCTCGTCGCTCACTTGGTTGCGCGTGGGTGGCCCGGCGGAATGGTTGTTCCAGCCCGCCGATGTCGATGATCTGAGTGATTTTCTCAAGGCGCTCGATCCCGACGTGCCGGTATTCCCCATGGGCGTCGGCTCCAACCTGATCGTGCGCGACGGGGGGATGCCCGGTGTGGTTGTCAAATTAGGCCGTCCGTTCATGGATATTTCGGTGGATGGCGACACGGTCACCGCCGGGGCTGCTGCGCTGGATGCCCGCTTGGCACGCACGGCAGCGGACGCGGGGATTGATCTGACGTTTCTGCGCACGATCCCCGGTTCTCTAGGCGGGGCGTTGAAGATGAACGCGGGCTGCTACGGCTCTTATGTGGCGGATCATTTCGTGAGCGCCGATGTGATCTTGCGCGATGGCACGCCTGCCACGCTGACCGCCGACGACATTACCTTTGCCTACCGCCAAACAGATATTCCTGACGGTGCCACCATCGTTTCCGTTACCCTGCGCGGCAGCGGCGAGGACAGCCTTGTGTTGCACACAAGGATGGAGGAGCAGTTGGCCAAACGCGATGCCACCCAACCCACCAAGTCACTGACCGCCGGGTCCACCTTCCGCAATCCCGCTGGCTTCAGCTCAACCGGACGCGCCGACGACACCCATGATTTGAAGGCTTGGAAGGTTATTGACGACGCCGGCATGCGTGGAGCCACCCTTGGCGGCGCCCAGATGAGCGAGATGCATTCCAACTTTCTCGTTAACAAGGGTGGCGCAACTGCCGCAGATCTCGAAGGATTGGGCGAAGAAGTGCGAAAAAGGGTTTTCCAATCCCAAGGCATAGAACTAGTGTGGGAAATCATGCGGGTCGGCACACCCGGTGGGACTACAAAATAG
- the murC gene encoding UDP-N-acetylmuramate--L-alanine ligase encodes MNAAVTKLPTQLGSIHFVGIGGIGMSGIAEVLLNHGYEVQGSDLKATPITKRLESLGAKVFVGQQAENLEGAEVVVISSAIKPGNPEYDAARARGLPIVRRAEMLAELMRLRSNIAVGGTHGKTTTTTMVATLLDHGGVDPTVINGGIIHAYGSNARVGQGDWMVVEADESDGTFNRLPATIAIVTNIDPEHMEHWGSIENLRRGFLDFVSNIPFYGLAVCCTDHPEVQTLVGKITDRRVVTFGFNAQADVRAVNLHYEGGIACFDIALQAEDIVIEGCRLPMPGDHNVSNALAAVAVARHLGMKANEIREALDGFKGVNRRFTKVGEVGGITVIDDYGHHPVEIAAVLKAARQASEGRVIAVHQPHRYSRLHSLFEDFCGCFSEADVVAIAEVYAAGEDPIEGASRDDLVAGMIRHGHRHARAILNEDDLERLVREQARPGDMVVCLGAGTISAWANGLPARLADLDGQKAAG; translated from the coding sequence ATGAACGCTGCTGTCACGAAATTACCCACCCAACTCGGTTCGATCCACTTTGTGGGGATCGGCGGTATTGGCATGTCTGGCATCGCAGAGGTGTTGTTGAACCACGGCTATGAGGTGCAAGGGTCTGACCTGAAAGCCACGCCGATCACCAAGCGTCTGGAAAGCCTTGGGGCCAAGGTCTTTGTAGGGCAGCAGGCCGAGAACCTTGAAGGCGCAGAGGTTGTAGTGATCTCGTCAGCGATCAAACCGGGCAACCCGGAATACGACGCCGCCCGCGCCCGTGGCCTGCCGATTGTGCGCCGGGCCGAGATGCTGGCCGAGCTGATGCGCCTACGCTCCAACATCGCGGTTGGCGGCACTCACGGTAAGACGACGACCACCACGATGGTGGCCACCTTGCTGGACCACGGCGGCGTTGACCCGACAGTGATTAACGGCGGGATCATCCATGCCTACGGCTCTAACGCGCGGGTGGGGCAGGGCGACTGGATGGTGGTCGAAGCGGACGAGAGCGACGGCACCTTCAACCGTCTGCCCGCCACGATTGCCATCGTCACCAACATCGACCCCGAGCATATGGAGCATTGGGGCAGCATCGAGAACCTGCGTCGGGGCTTCCTTGATTTCGTCTCCAACATCCCTTTCTACGGCCTCGCCGTGTGCTGCACGGACCACCCTGAAGTGCAAACCCTTGTGGGTAAAATCACCGACCGTCGCGTGGTGACGTTTGGGTTCAACGCCCAGGCCGATGTGCGTGCGGTGAACCTGCATTACGAAGGCGGTATTGCCTGTTTCGATATCGCGCTTCAGGCCGAAGATATCGTGATTGAAGGCTGCCGCTTGCCGATGCCGGGCGATCACAACGTCTCCAACGCTTTGGCGGCTGTGGCCGTGGCGCGGCACCTGGGCATGAAGGCCAATGAGATCCGCGAGGCTTTGGATGGGTTCAAGGGCGTGAACCGCCGCTTCACCAAGGTGGGCGAGGTTGGCGGCATCACCGTGATCGACGACTACGGCCATCACCCCGTTGAGATCGCCGCTGTTCTGAAAGCCGCGCGTCAAGCCAGCGAGGGTCGCGTCATCGCCGTGCACCAACCGCACAGGTACTCCCGCTTGCATTCTCTTTTTGAAGACTTCTGCGGTTGCTTCTCCGAAGCTGACGTGGTCGCCATCGCCGAAGTCTATGCCGCCGGAGAGGACCCGATCGAGGGCGCATCCCGCGATGATTTGGTGGCGGGCATGATCCGCCACGGCCACCGCCACGCCCGCGCAATCCTGAACGAAGACGATCTGGAACGTCTGGTCCGCGAACAAGCCCGCCCCGGTGATATGGTCGTGTGTCTTGGGGCCGGTACGATTTCTGCTTGGGCAAACGGTTTGCCCGCCCGTCTTGCCGACCTTGATGGTCAAAAGGCCGCCGGATGA
- the ftsA gene encoding cell division protein FtsA yields the protein MNLLYQTQRAMRAKRTEAMRRGVIAVLDIGTFKVACLVLKFDGTEPEDDGIGAMAGQSSFRVIGAATTRSRGVKFGEIDTVQETERAIRTAVQTAQKMANARVDHVIVSLSGARPRSYGLTGEVDLQTGAVEDHDIGRVLSVCDMPDIGASREVLHAQPVNFSLDNRSGLSDPRGHVGNRLSCDMHLLTVDSHAIETLLHCVKRCDLELAGVASAPYVAAMSSLVEDEQELGAACIDLGAGATSLSIFMKKHMIFADTVRMGGAHITRDISQGLHIPVDMAERIKTKFGGLMATGLDDREIIELDSDTGDWHHDRRTVSRAELIGVMRPRVEEILEDVRARLDAAGFEHLPSQRIVLTGGGSQIPGLDGLASRILGNQVRLGRPMRVAGLPQSAYGSAFSACVGLALFAASPQDEWWDFDLPADRLPARSVRRAVKWFRDNW from the coding sequence ATGAATCTTCTCTATCAAACACAACGGGCCATGCGGGCCAAACGGACCGAAGCCATGCGACGCGGCGTGATTGCCGTATTGGACATTGGCACCTTCAAGGTGGCCTGTCTGGTGCTGAAATTCGACGGCACCGAGCCCGAGGATGATGGCATCGGCGCTATGGCCGGGCAATCCTCATTCCGGGTGATCGGCGCGGCAACGACCCGGTCGCGCGGCGTCAAGTTTGGCGAGATTGACACGGTTCAGGAAACCGAGCGCGCCATTCGCACCGCCGTGCAGACCGCCCAGAAAATGGCCAACGCCCGTGTCGATCATGTGATCGTGTCGCTTTCCGGTGCGCGTCCACGCAGCTATGGCCTGACCGGAGAGGTCGATTTGCAAACTGGCGCCGTGGAAGATCACGATATCGGACGCGTGTTGTCCGTCTGCGATATGCCCGATATTGGCGCGTCGCGCGAAGTGCTTCACGCGCAGCCGGTGAACTTCTCACTCGACAATCGCTCGGGCCTGTCGGACCCGCGCGGCCATGTGGGCAACCGCCTGTCGTGCGACATGCATCTGCTGACCGTGGACAGCCACGCCATTGAAACGCTTCTACACTGCGTCAAACGCTGTGATCTGGAACTGGCGGGCGTGGCTTCTGCGCCCTATGTCGCCGCCATGTCCTCCTTGGTGGAGGATGAACAAGAGCTGGGGGCGGCCTGCATCGACCTTGGGGCAGGGGCCACGAGCCTGTCGATCTTCATGAAAAAACACATGATCTTTGCCGATACCGTGCGCATGGGCGGGGCCCATATCACGCGCGACATCAGCCAAGGTCTGCATATCCCCGTGGATATGGCCGAACGGATCAAAACCAAATTCGGCGGCCTCATGGCCACGGGGCTGGATGACCGAGAGATTATCGAATTGGACAGCGACACCGGTGATTGGCACCACGACCGCCGCACCGTATCGCGGGCCGAGTTGATCGGCGTCATGCGCCCTCGGGTCGAGGAAATTCTCGAAGACGTGCGGGCGCGGTTAGATGCGGCAGGGTTTGAGCATCTGCCCTCTCAACGCATCGTTCTGACTGGGGGTGGGAGCCAGATCCCCGGCCTTGATGGTCTTGCCTCGCGCATTCTGGGCAACCAGGTGCGCCTTGGGCGGCCCATGCGGGTGGCGGGTCTGCCGCAGTCGGCCTATGGCTCGGCGTTCTCAGCCTGTGTCGGTCTGGCGCTGTTTGCAGCAAGCCCTCAGGACGAGTGGTGGGACTTCGATTTGCCCGCCGACAGGCTGCCTGCAAGGTCCGTTCGTCGCGCGGTAAAATGGTTCCGCGACAACTGGTGA
- a CDS encoding DUF2484 family protein has product MPISLILACVWAVLACLAAMGPRRIQWPVAWVLIATGIPLLGWVTYQAGPFWGLLVFVAGASILRWPLKRAAHHLRRAMSGAGDGDLPR; this is encoded by the coding sequence ATGCCTATCTCCCTGATCCTTGCGTGTGTTTGGGCGGTATTGGCCTGCCTCGCAGCCATGGGCCCGCGCCGCATCCAATGGCCGGTGGCTTGGGTGTTGATCGCCACGGGCATCCCGCTTTTGGGGTGGGTGACCTATCAGGCAGGCCCGTTCTGGGGCCTTTTAGTATTCGTTGCCGGCGCGTCGATCCTGCGCTGGCCCCTGAAACGCGCCGCCCATCACTTGCGCCGCGCAATGTCCGGGGCAGGGGACGGAGACCTGCCGCGATGA
- a CDS encoding UDP-N-acetylglucosamine--N-acetylmuramyl-(pentapeptide) pyrophosphoryl-undecaprenol N-acetylglucosamine transferase — MTQPHLIIAAGGTGGHMFPAQALSEAMLRKGWRVTLSTDARGARYVGGFSHAVEIREVSSATFTRGGPLAKLAVPFRIMGGVFSATLRMMREKPDVVVGFGGYPTIPAMAAARLTGRPRMLHEQNGVLGRVNRIFAKHVAHVACGTWPTDVPLGADAVHTGNPVRAAIVERGGAPYTPPGDWPMSLLVFGGSQGARILSDVVPAAIALLPEELRQHLRIAQQAREEDVARVQEAYDFLGMRVEVETFLHEMPRRLSEAQLVICRSGASSVADINVVGRPAIYVPLAIAVRDEQTANARGPVEAGAAVLMPEAQFTPETLAQTIAQILTQPEAATQMSIAALSVAVPDATERLVELVESLAPNATPKG, encoded by the coding sequence ATGACACAGCCTCATCTCATCATCGCCGCTGGCGGCACCGGGGGGCACATGTTCCCAGCCCAGGCCCTGTCCGAGGCGATGTTGCGCAAGGGCTGGCGCGTGACGCTTTCCACCGACGCGCGTGGGGCGCGTTATGTGGGTGGGTTCAGCCATGCGGTGGAAATTCGAGAGGTCTCTTCTGCGACGTTCACGCGCGGTGGGCCGCTGGCGAAACTGGCAGTGCCGTTTCGGATTATGGGCGGTGTTTTCTCGGCCACCTTGCGGATGATGCGCGAGAAACCCGATGTGGTCGTGGGCTTTGGCGGGTATCCGACGATCCCCGCCATGGCCGCAGCAAGGCTGACCGGACGGCCCCGGATGCTGCACGAACAAAACGGCGTCTTAGGCCGTGTGAACCGGATTTTCGCCAAGCATGTGGCTCATGTGGCTTGTGGCACTTGGCCCACCGATGTGCCTTTGGGCGCAGATGCCGTGCACACCGGCAACCCGGTCCGCGCCGCGATTGTCGAACGGGGCGGTGCGCCCTACACGCCCCCGGGCGATTGGCCGATGAGCCTTCTGGTCTTCGGTGGCAGTCAAGGCGCGCGCATCTTGTCTGATGTGGTGCCCGCCGCGATTGCCCTTTTGCCCGAAGAGTTGCGCCAACACCTGCGCATTGCACAGCAGGCCCGCGAGGAAGATGTGGCCCGCGTGCAAGAAGCCTATGATTTCCTTGGGATGCGGGTCGAGGTGGAAACTTTCCTGCACGAAATGCCCCGCCGCTTGTCCGAGGCGCAGCTTGTGATCTGCCGTTCGGGCGCGTCGTCTGTCGCCGATATCAACGTGGTCGGTCGCCCGGCGATCTACGTGCCGCTGGCCATCGCCGTGCGCGATGAGCAAACCGCCAACGCTCGTGGCCCGGTAGAGGCCGGAGCCGCCGTGCTGATGCCGGAGGCGCAGTTCACACCGGAAACTCTGGCCCAAACCATCGCCCAAATCCTCACCCAGCCCGAGGCCGCGACGCAGATGTCGATTGCGGCCCTGTCTGTTGCTGTACCTGACGCGACCGAGCGTCTTGTCGAGCTTGTCGAAAGCCTCGCCCCCAATGCTACGCCGAAAGGGTAA
- a CDS encoding DUF2484 family protein, whose product MSLALTLVCIWVVASAIVAMMPMRFQWPFGFPLLVLSVPMVVFVGYIHGWIWTAIIALAVVSMYRNPLRYVYKHARTRLGSRSDEGGVS is encoded by the coding sequence ATGAGCCTCGCACTAACCCTCGTTTGCATCTGGGTCGTGGCCTCGGCCATCGTGGCGATGATGCCGATGCGGTTCCAATGGCCCTTCGGCTTTCCGCTCTTGGTGCTGTCGGTGCCGATGGTGGTTTTCGTGGGCTATATCCACGGCTGGATCTGGACGGCAATCATCGCACTGGCAGTCGTCTCCATGTACCGTAACCCTCTGCGCTACGTCTATAAACATGCCCGCACTCGCTTGGGGTCTCGGTCGGACGAAGGGGGCGTATCGTAA